The Cellvibrio polysaccharolyticus genomic interval CCGAGTGAGTTTACCCATGTGTCTATCAACGGGCTTGCCACCGCATCCGGCAGCGGTGGCCGTGAAGTAGAGTTTGATATTTTTGCTTCGGAAATTATTCAAAGTGTCACCGTGCAAAAATCGCCCACCGCAGCTGACGAAGAAGGCGGTATTGCCGGTTCAGTGCTGATTTCTACCGGCCGGCCGTTTGATTACAACGAACCGAAATTTGTGTTGTCTGCGGAAGGCGCCCACAATTCTATCTCTGAAGAGATAGACCCGAAAATTTCCCTGCTGGCGAGTAATACCTTCGGTGATTGGGGCGTGCTGGCTTCTTTCTCCAAAGCGCAGCGTACCAACCGCACCGATGCCAATTCGGGTATTAACTTCCGCCCGCTTTCGCGCTGGACAGAAAAAACCGGTTCATCCAAATGGCAAGCGGATCAAACTCTGGAGGTGCTTGAGCGCGATACCGGTGTGGTTATTACCGACCCGTTTGATTCCGAACAAACCAACCGCGTGGTTTTTCTCGACAAGGTGGGCAACCGCAGTTATTTGAACGATCAGGACAAATGGGGCGGCACCTTGTCGCTGCAATATCAGCCGAGTGACACGTTCACTCTGTCATTTGATGCGATGCTGGGTGGTTACGACAACACCGAAGACGAATACGATGCAGCGGCTTATACCGCGTCCAGTATCAGTGCGCTGGAGCGCGTTCATGCTTACGACAGCACCACACTGGCGGATTACGGCGTTGTGGTATTGCGCGATGTGTCCTACGCGAATACCCAGCATGAATTTTTGAGCAAGGAAAACGTTCATAAAACGGATTACACCCAATACAGTTTTGATATGGATTGGGAAGTTGCCGGTTGGCAAGTCAAAGGTTTGGTGGGTTATTCCGGTGTTGAAAAATTGTCAGACACCAGCAACCTGAAGCACGTAGCTTATGGCCCGTCGCGTTCACGTTATGCCGGTAAAGGCGGCGAGACTATTCTCAGTGATAATCCGGGCAGTTTCGATATGTACAACTCGCCGGGTAAATACCTGTTCGATTCCTACGAAGTGAATCTGGAATCTATTGAGGATGACAAGTACGCGGCACAACTGGATTTTATCCGCCCGATGTTCCTCGATTCATTCCCGGCATTGGCACAAATTCAATGGGGTGCACGTTATACCGATAAATCCAAGAAGCGCGATCGCGGTACCGAGTTTGTGTATGGCCCGTCAGCCGGTGACACTTCCTGGCGCAACAAGCGCACCCTGCAAGACAGCAAGTTAAACTCTATTTCCGGTCTGGTGCCTGGCGGCAGCTTTCTGTCTGATGTATCCAATTCGCCGCAGTGGGCGCAAGTAGATAACGGCTATGCTCGCAGTCATTTCCGTTACGATGGTTTTAACGTTGATTATCAGGAAAGCGAATACTACCGCGTTGATGAAGAAGTATTGAGCTTCTATGCGATGGTGGATTTCAAATTTGATGTTGGCAATTTACCCACCACCATCAATGCCGGTGTTCGTTCGGTAGATACCACTGTTGAGTCTTACGGTTATCATCAGGTGCAAAACAACGATGGTTCTACCGGTTACACGCCTGCGCCCATCTCCAAACAAGGTCAGTACCGCGACACTCTGCCCAGCCTCAACCTGAGCATGGAGCTGACTGACAATGTTATGTTACGTGCTGCCGCCTCGGAAACATTAATTCGCCCGGCACTGGGTGATATTGCTTACAAGCGCACGGTGAGCGTCAGTGAATTCAAATACCGTGATGGCAACCCGGATTTGAAACCTACTTATGCCGATCAGTGGGAAATCGGTCTGGAATGGTATCTGGAGCAGGGCGGCTTGTTAGCGGTTTCCTGGTTTGAAAAAGAAATCGAAGGTGTAGTGCGCGAATCACTGACCGGCGTAGTAAAAGATGTAACCAAGTATAACGCCAACGGTACGATTGATGGCATTTACGATTTCGATGTTTATCAAAAAGTAAACGCTGAAGGTTCTTACGATGTCTCCGGTGTGGAATTTATTGCGCAGTTCCCTTTAAGTATGTTCCACCCGGCGCTGGAAGGTTTCGGCATCAATGCCAACCTGACCTTGCTGGATAACTCATTGACCGGTGATTCAGATTTGGGTATTCCAACCCCGCCAGCGGGTTTAACGGATAAAACCTGGAACCTGACCGCTTTCTACGAAAACGATGTGTTTGATGCGCGTATTTCCTACAACTACAAAGACAAATATGTTGAGTATATTGAGCGTGACATGTTTCCGGTGTATCGCGATGACTACGGTCAGTTGGATATGGCAATCGGTTATCATGTTACGGACAATATTAAAGTGGTGCTGGATGTTATTAACCTGACCGACGAAGCAACCTCTGCTTACACGATTGATCCGTCATTCCCGACCATGTATGAAATGTCGGGCCGTCGTATCAGTCTGGGTGTAAGAGCTGATTTTTAATTTGTAATTTATTAGCGCCCCGCCTGTTGGTGGGGCTTTTTTTTGCATGTAGTATTTGTATTTCTTAAAAAGTTAGAGGCCACTGCATGAATGTCATGGTTCGGATAGCGCTTTGCACTATAGCGGTGCTTCCTGTTTTTTTAGTTGTCGGTTGTGCACCATCAGAACCCCCTGTAGCCAAAGTACAGCAGATTGCTTTTATGCCGGATATTCACTTTCACGATATTTATGCGGAATTTGAAGATAACTCTTTTCAGGGATTGGAGAATACTATCTCCGGTCAGCGGGCAACTATTCGTACCATGCAGGCACAACTGCAATCTACGCGATTATTTAACGAAAATTATTTCGCACTGATCGCCGCGCTGGATGATGTGGTTCGGCGTGGTATTACGCTGGTTGCCTTGCCGGGTGATTTCAGCGATGACGGCCAACCGATTCATTTACGCGGCTTGCAAAAAATTCTTGCGCATTACCAAAGCGCACACGGCCTGCAATTTTTTGCCGCGCCGGGTAATCATGACCCGGTTAAACCTTTTGATAGTGCCGCCGGTAAAGCCGATTTTGCCGGTGAGGGTGGTTTTGATCAGCGTATTTTCAGCCGGGGAGCCGCCGAATGCGCAGATTATGACGGCGAGTGGGCAAGTATTGATGCCGGTTACGCGCTGAACACGATTTGTACCGAAGAAATTCGCCAGCTCGGTTATCAGGGTGTGATGGACTTGTTGTCCGATTTCGGCTTTTATCCGAAAGCAGAATATCTTTATTGGGAAACGCCTTACAGCAGTTATCTGAACCAACCATCAAGCGCTTACCACTTATCCATTGCCGAGGCCGAAGCTGATTATTCGAAGCGCTTGTACGAAATTTGTCTGGAAGGCACGGGTGGCAAGTATAAAAAAGAAAATTACACACATTGTTCTTTGGTAGCCGATGCCAGTTATCTGGTCGAGCCTGTTGCCGGTGTCTGGCTGTTAGCGATTGATGCCAATGTGTATGTGCCGGATGCTCAGCAACCCGACGGCGGCTACCATGGTTCAAGCAGTGCCGGTTATAACCGCATGGTAACGCACAAGGCGCATGTTATTGAATGGATCGCCGATGTGGTCGCGCGAGCCAGCCAGCACAATAAACAACTGATTGCTTTCAGTCATTTTCCGATGACTGATTTTTACGACGGCCAATCGGAAGCTATTGCTGAAGCGTTTGGAGAAACTGCCTTTCAATTACAGCGCAAGCCGGAAAAACATGTCAGCCAGGTGCTGGCCGATACCGGGCTCAAGTTGCATATCGGTGGGCATATGCACTTTAACGATACCGGGATGATTAAAGGCACCCGGGGCAATATTCTTTTTAATATCCAGGCGCCGTCACTGGCTGCTTATTTACCCGCTTACAAAATTGTCACTCTTTCCGACAGCAAAAAACTGACGGTAGAAACCGTGGTGCTGGATGATGTGCCGCGCTTCTCCGAGCTGTTTGAACACTACCGGGTGGAGCACCAGCGTTTGCATCAGCAGCAGGCGACCACTCTATGGGACCGCAATGTGCTGGCAGCCAAAAGTTATCGGGAATTTACTCAATGGCATATTCGCGAACTTGTTCGCCACCGTTTTTTGCCGGGTGAGTGGACTGATGAGATGCAAACCTTGTTATTCAATTTGAAGGGCGATGAGTTGCTGCAATTGTCACAACTGTCTCCGGCACCCGATTGGTCGGCATTCGACAATCAGCAATGGACGGACTTGAAAGCGGGTGCAAGCTGGCAGGCTGCGGCAGAAAAAGCCGCCCGGTTACTGTCGCAAAACCCGTGGTCGATGGACGATTTTTCGCAGTGGAGTGCGTTTGATCTGGCGGTCGATTTTTATAAAATTCGCAATGCCGGTGACCTCGCCCTCGCCGATATCGGCAAGGCGCGCATGGCGCAATATAAATTACTCGGCGGCGCTATGCAGCAGCAAGCGGTGCAACAACCGGACGCTGGCCCGATTGTGCAGATATCCCGTGTGCTGAGTGTATTGCAGGGGCTGAGTGAAGGATTGCCCAATGACCGTTTTGTGATTGATCTGGAAAAAGGAACGCTGGCGGTGCACTAGTCAGGCGCTCATCGCTGCAAGCCCTGGCAGAGATGAGTTTTTAAACCTGACGATTTGCAAAAAAGTGGCTGGCGGCGGGTTTAACGGGTGGATGGCAAACCTTCGTAAGCTTCACGCACCACGGCATCACCATAAAGTCGTTCCAGCCGCCGCACAATGAAGTGGCCGCGCGCCATGTCCTGAAAGTGATCAATAAACATAGTGTTGATTACCGCACCGCCTGCGGCGCCGATGACCGGTAGCGATTGGGCGGCAAATTTTTCCGATACCTGGATACCAAAACGGCTGGCGATGGCTTCGACCAGCCGCAAAATCGCTGGCGTGGCATCTTTTGACACGCCGTGCAGGGCAATAAATTCGGTGGCATCGGTCAGCGATTTGGCCAGCAAGGTACGCACCGCAAAATAACCTGACTCGGCACCATCATCGCTGGCGCTTTTTCCGCCCAGTGCAAAAACCTCCAGGCAAGCGAGTTTCCCTTCGGCATTACTGAGCGACTCGCCTTCGCTGCGAGCGATATCAGCGATGGAGCGCAACATAATCACCGTCGATACCGGCAGCTCAACCGCCAGCCCCGGTAGCCCGAAAAAACCGCCCGCGCCGCCAGAGAGTGCTGCGCCCAACTTGTGCCAGGTGCGCGACGCTTCTACACCGGGGCTGTCTTGCAGGGTCAACATCGCCAGGTCGGCGGCTTTCATCAGCGCGTTGCGGGTAACCTGGTGCAGTTTCTGGCTGACTTGCGCCGGTAGTAGCTCCAGGCCTTTTTCGATGGGCGAACCCAGCAAATGGGTCAGGCGAGCTGCCAGACCGGGGTTTTCGAGCAGTATTTTGGCTGTGCCCAATTGTTGCAGATCGGTTTCAACCAGCATGATATTGCGATCTCCAGTGACAGGATGCCCCATTATTAATGCTCTTTCAGTGCCATGGTGTAATAACGCCCGTGTCGATCTTCCCCTTCGCCGGTAATGGCCCAGCCGCGCTGCCGGTAGAACTCTACGGCGCGCTGGTTATCAATGAGGCATTTGAGATGGGCAGGGCGCCCCAGCCGCTCAAGGCTGGCGTTAAGCAAGGCAGAACCAACGCCACGGCCACTGGAGTCTGGGTCTACATAAAGATGGTGTATGACGTCGCCGGACGGGTTCAGTGCGATAAAGCCGACCGGCAGGGTATTAATGGTCGCCACCAGCAAGTCTTCGTCTTGCGTGTCCTTGTCAAAATCTTCCTCGTTCAGGTCAGTTCGGCTCACCCAGGGCAGCGCTTGCAGGCGGGCGGCGAGGTAGATGTTTCTTAAACCGTGGCGGTCACTATCGGTAAACGGGCGTATATCAAACATGCAAACGTCCTCATTCTTATGAAGTCAGCGCTGCAGGGCAGGCGGGTGCCCGGACAGCGGCAGGTTTACGGTGACTGGGTGATGTTTTTTTAAAGGCTTTGCAGGAGTATAGCGCGAACCCAACCGGCGGGCGTAGCGGCGGCCGGTTTTGTGAACCCTTCAAGGCAAGCGGCGCGTTGCAAGGAGGCGCGGGTGTAGCACCCGAAGCAAGCGTGTACTGCTCCGGGGATTACACCCGCGCGCTGCATCCGGGTGGGTGGTGCGGTGGGCTGGTTACTTAAAACGCGGTAACGTCAGAGCGGGAGACATCGCAGCCGGTGGTGTTCCAGGCTTCGCCGAGGCGCTGCGCGGAGGCTCCTTCGGATTTTTCAAAACCTTGCCATTCGGCGCAAACTTCCTGTTGGCCCGGCTGGTAGTTTTTAATGGAGAGGTTGCGCACTTTTGCTACGTCACCGTAGTTAACGTTGGGAGCAACAATTTCTTCCTTCAACACGCCTTCAATGCGTACGCCATCAATAATCAGTTTTTTATTGCCACCGTTATTGTCGCAATTGCCGCAGGCGCGCAACATTTTGGCGTTGCTTCCTTTCATGGTGAAGCCACCGGTTACGATGAAGGTGGTGTCCGGTGCATTGTGTTGAAAAACCTTGCCGCCGTTTTTATCCCACGACCAGCCGCCGATCACAGTCATGGTGCTGCCCGGGGTAGACTTTTGCGTTGCTGCGTCTTCGCAAATATCTTCCCACACAATATTTTCCAGCACGCAATCGCCTTTGGTGCACCAGATGCCGTCAGAACCGCCATCGGCCGCAATACGCAAATTTTTCACCGTGGCATTTTCCAGAGAAATAACCGGTGGCATAAATTCGCCGCCTTCGCAGGCGAGGCCGATGCGTGCACCGCCACAGTCCACGGTTTCGTTGCTGAAGGTTGAACCGGCAATACAGCGCGGGTTGGGGGTCAGTTCGGCTACCGGGCTGCCGTCACAGTTCACTACCTTGACATCCTTGCCGCTTACGCTGAGTGAGTCAATATGTGGCAAGCCCTCATCGCTGCTGGCAGTCAGGGTGATTTCGGTAATGCCGCTGGCGAGTTGCAATTGCACGGTAGCATTTTGCCAATGGTCTGCGGCGCCGGTGGCCGGGAATTTCACATGAGCCGCATTGTTCTGATTGATACGGACTTGTGCCGCCGGTTGTTGTTTTTCTGAAGCGTAACGCCACTCAAGCGTGTAAGTATCGGCTTCCAGCACGTGCACCTTCCAAACAATGCTGCTGCCGCTACGGCGCTCAACAACGGCGTAACCACTTGCTTCATAACCCTTGATGCTGTTATCGACCGAACCGTCGATATGGCAAAAGCCCTGGTAATTTTCTTCCAGGGTGATGCGTTTTTTGTTAGCCGTTTCGGTACCGGTTGAGGTGGCCGCGAGGGTAATTGCTGCCAGACCGAGGCACAGGTTTATTAACATCTTCATTGAATTTCTCTCAACATTATTATTAGTGGTTTTTACTGTTCGTTTTCAAGCATTGTGCATTGGTAAGAATTATTCAGGTTTATTATTGACTGCTTTAAAAATTACCTGTTTTAAACGGTTTACCCATTTAAAAAGTCCCGCGTTGCACAAACGGAAACTGCGCATAAAAACGGCGTTCGTCACCGCGAGGATCATTGACCAGAGCCGAGGTTTCATTAATCACCAGGGTTTCGCGGTTTTCCAATGTGTAAGGTTTCCATGAAGGAATACCGGGGTGATCCGGCTTGCCGGTCTTCGCCATGGCTAACAGGATGCTGCTTAATTGCTCGGCAACGTTTTGCGCGCCGGGCAAACTTTCTGCGGGTCTTTTTGACGACATCAGGTTGTCAAAAACCAATGGCAGGTCAGAGCCATGCCCACCACCGAAGCGGCCGCCCTCTACCTGCGATGTCCAATCGAACTGGTAAACGTAAGCGGGTGCTCCCTGGCGGGCACGCGCTTCGGCTTGCATAACCGCGCCACGCCATGAGCGGCCTGCGGTGGTAGCTGCGAAAAATACATCGGAAGGTGAAAAATCCGGGTAGATTTTTCTGTAAGTGGCGATAACCACTTCCGGGTCTGCATCGACGTATTGGCTGTGCAAAATTTTGTCCGGCAGTTGTGACCATTCCAGCGAAAAATCACCGGAGTCGCGTTTGGAAAAGGCGCGGGTTTCCCAGCGGGCATTACCGATGATCATCGGGATCTGTGCCGATTGTGCCGGGGCATCCGGGTAAAACGGATGACGCATTAACGACACGCTATCCAGCACCGGTAAAAATTCCAGCGGGCGCTCTTCAATGCGTGAAGGGTCATTGACCTGCGCCGCATTGAGTAACACATCTATCGGTAATCTTAAGAGTTCTTCTGTATTCTGTGCGGAAAGCTTCAGTTGTTTTAAAAAAAGTTCTGCACGTTGCGTGGCTGCCCGTGGCCCGGCGGCGGTAACCTGCTGGCCGCTGATGGCAACCGCTTTATGAAATAGCCCGGCAGCTGCGGGCATCGCCATCAGCGTAGAAATTTTTGCACCGCCACCGGATTCACCGACCAGAGTCACGTTGGCCGGGTCGCCACCAAACTCACTGGCGTGCTGGCGTATCCACTGCAAAGCCAGTATTAAATCCAGTTGGCCAATATTACCGGAGTAGCGAAATTTTTCTCCGCCGAGTTTGGCAAGGTACAGATAACCGAATAAGTTGATACGATGATTCAGGGTAATTACCACTGCATCGCCTCGTAATGCCAAATGGCTGCCATCTACCACCGCTTCAGAGCCGGAGCCATTGGTGTAGCCGCCGCCGTGAATATAAACAATCACCGGGCGTTGGCGCTGGTCTCGCAAGGCAGGTGTCCAGATGTTTAACACCAGACAGTTTTCGCTGGTCTGCTCTTTAATACCGTTTTGTGGCGCAAAGTCACCAAATTCGGTAGCCGCTCGCACGCCTTTCCAATTTGCCGGGACAACTGCCGGTTGAAAGCGACATTGACGGGTGTCTTCGCCGTAGGGAATGCCTTTGAAAATGATCACGCCATCTTTTTTTGCGCCGCGAACTTTCCCCTGAGCGAGATTGGCTATCGCATCCTGTCCGGAGTCGGCAAACGTTGAGTGGCTCGCTGCCAGGGTGGCGGCACTCGCCAGGGTTGTTGTAAGGAATTGTCTTCGTTTCACCATGTTCACCGTTAATGCAGGACGTTTTATGAATTTATTATGAGCGTTTTATTAACGCGGCGTTTACCAGACGGTTACCAGGATTTGGCGGTGTCGGCTTTGATTTCAAAATGGTTGAACGCAAACGTCCGTTTCAGAGGCAGTCAAATGCTATGACGGGTGGGGCAGGTCCTTGCGGGTGAGAAAATTATTGAGCGGTCGGGCTGGTGCGACGTATCAGGGCTTCGGCAATAGGAATAACCAAATCGAGTGAGATGCCTTCAACCGCGGTCAGAATAATCCAGTAAGCACTTTCGTCATGCTTTAACAAAAAGTACACCTGACGATGGGTTTGCCCCGCCGCGTCGTATTGATAGCTTCTGAACCAGACCGGGTCATTTTGCTGGGTGGAAAAATTGCCTTTTCTCTCACTCACAAAATTTTTACTGATGCTGCGTTTGCGTATTTCCGATTCCAGCCTTTTCCATAACAGCAGGTTTTGCTCCCGTGTTTTGATGCCGGTAGCGGCTATAAAGTAGCCCGGTTCGCCACCAATTTCGCCGGCAATAACCGGTGCTGTATCGGGTGCTTGGGGAGCAACAACCTCCACCACCAGAGAAGACGGCAGTGGCATATCGAGGCCGGGGGCGAGATTAACCGAAGCGGCGAAAGCAGTTCCGGCCCACAGCAATAGCAGCAGCCGGGCGGCAATTGCCAGTCCGGACTTCAATAGGCTCGGGATGCAGGAAACGGGCGGGTTTCTGCGGCCAGAGAAGTGCCTGGGAAAACGGAAATACTGGTTCACGGGTCTTGGAAAATATCTTTATTGTTATCACTCGCCGCGCCCATCTCCCGATGGCTGACAGGGGGCGAATGTTATGGATACTTACCGATGCGAATCACCTGCTGCTTTTTATAACAGGCAGATCAAGCGATGCAATCCGGTTGTGTTTTATCTGTGGCTCAAGGGTAGCGGTATTTAACCGGTTTGCCCATACGTGATGTGGTTTTTGCAGCAAAAAAAGGAGGTCTTTCGACCTCCCGGCTATAAGATTAAGCCTTCAACAGTATTGCTCAGGGGAACAACAGGTTTTCAGGGTTTACCTGAAGCGGATTAAAGCGAATAGCGAACACCTAAAAGAAGCTGTCTGCCGGTGTGGTTCAGCTCGCGGGTTAAATCCATGCCGCCGTCGCCAGTACCGTAGATGCGTTCTTTTTCATCGGTCAGGTTGATCAGTTCCATGGTCAACGTCAGGTTGTCGCTGAAGTTGTAGAAGGAGGAGAAATCAACATGCGTAGGGCCATATTTCATTTCAGCAACGTGGCCGTTACCACCCGGCAATGACAGTAAATAATCATCGCGGTAGTTGGCCGCCAGACGCATACCGAAATTGTCTTTCTCGTAGAACACGGTGACGTTGTAGGAATTTTCTGACAACCCGGTCATATCGCCCGCGGTTACGTGAGTAAAGTTACTGACGATACCGAGGTTGGACAGGAAGCCCGGCAGGAAGCTCAGGGTTTGCTGATAAATCAACTCGTAACCTTTTACTTCAAAGCCTTCATTGTCATTCACCGGAATGTAATGGGTGTAAGGCACGGTGCGCGGGTCAGCGTTATAAATGGCATCGTATTGCGGGTCAGCCAGAATTGCCGCGTGGTATTCCGGATCAATCAGCTTTTCAACGATGTCGGTTTTCAGTGAGGTGGTGACATCTTTGTAGAAGTAATTGACGGCCAGCAGTGACTCGTCAGCAAAATACCATTCAACACCCAAATCAATATCGTTGGACTCGAATGGATTCAGGCCGGGGTTGCCCAGGTTGGCCACGGTACGGGTGGTATAACCAAACGTTGGCGCTGCAATGTTCAGCGAGCCCATGTCCGGACGTGTCATGGTTTTGCCGTAGGAAAGACGGGTTACCAAATCTTCAGTCAGGTTTAACGAGAAGTTCATGGATGGCAGGAAGTTGGTGTAATCGCGTTCCACTTTTACCGCATTACCGTTGATCCAGGCTTCAGACGTTACATCGGTTTTCACCGCACGCACACCGAAGTTGGTTTTCAGCAACATGTTGCCGATATCAAAATCGGCATCCAGTGCAACGTAAGCCGCGAGGGTTTCTTCATCAACAATCCAGGCTGCGGCCGGGTTATCGGTGTATTCCTTGGAGACGCGGTTATCACGATAAATTGCCGCGAAATCTACAATAGGAAATTTCACCAGATCGCCATCAAGACCCTTGCCGAAATTGGAAACCGGGAAGTCATTCAGGTAGCCCACCGCAGAGAACGCGGCCGGGTAGTTGCCATTACCTTCGCGGGATTCAACCTGACGGTCGTTGTAAGCCAGACCGGTTTTAATAGAGAAACGATCCTGCTCAAGCGTCAAATCAATCTTCGACGTCAGGTTGTCTTTTTTCACATAGTTGGAACGGTTGTTCGGTGTCGTGATTTCGTAATTGGCTTCATCAAAGTAATCATAACCTTCACCCCAGGACACTTTGGGAATATGGCGATTACCGGTAAAGTCAAACGAATAGCGGTGCGACTCGGAGATGGAGTAGAAGCGAAGTTCTTCACGGTCAGCTTCGTTGGTTGCTTTACCGATCATGGCATCCAGGGTCAATGCATCATTGAGTTTGAACTCGCCGGACAACACGAACTGGTTAAATTCGGATTCGGAGGTCTGGTCGCGGCTTTCAATCCAGGACTCTACATCATCAAAGGTAGCGGCAAGAATTTGTTTGCCATCCGGGTGTACCGTGATGTCTAGCGGCGTCACTTCGTTATGGGTGAGGAACCATTCCATCGAGTTGTAATTGCGACGGTCATTATCCAGTTTGGAATGCAGCGCGTCGAAAGTGATCAGCGTGTCGTCATTGGGACGGTATTGAAACGAGGTAGTAACACCGAGACGTTTCTGATCATTGGCGAAATAGTCAGCACGCGGCAGGCGTGGCGTCCACAGGCAGTTAATCGCAGCAACGGCAGCGCCATTGAGCGCGCAATCGTCTTCTGCAATCTCACCGCGAATAACCGGCGTGGCGCTGGTCGGGTAAATATTGTTGGTGGCAACCGGAGTGGTCCAACGAACTGTACCAAAACCTTCCTGACGAACGGTACGCTCAGAGTAAGCAACAGACATCAATGCGCCGAGTTTTCCATCCGCAAAGGTGTCGCTGACCATAACAGCAAGACGAGGATCGGTTTTTTCGCTGAGGTCGTTAAAGCTGCCCTGTACAGAGGTAGCAAATTTAAAGCCGTCGAAGTCAAACGGTTTTGCAGAATACAAATCTACGGTACCGGCAATACCACCTTCTTCCATGGATGCGGTGGTAGATTTTTGAATATCAACACGGTTAAACAATTCAGAGGCGAATACGTGGAAGTCAAACGCGCGGCCGGCGTTGATGGTTACACCACCGGAGTCCAGGCCATCGCTGCCTGCCGGTACTTCCATACCGTTAAGGGTGGTGCGGGTAAAAGACGGTGCGAAGCCGCGCAGGGTAATGTTACGGCCTTCACCGCCTTCCCGTGAAATGGCCACGCCGGGTACACGTTGAATGGATTCGGCAATGTTCAGGTCAGGGAATTTGCCGATGTCTTCGGCCATGATGGTTTCTTTGGCGTTAATAGAGTTGCGTTTTTCATCAAGACTTTTAACAAGAGAACCACGGAAGCCGGTAACAAGAACTTCTTCTACACCGGTTGCTTCTGAATCCTGGGCTAATGATTGGGCGGCTGCGAGTGAGGCCATCGCAAGTACAACAGCGGTTGATAATTTATTTTTGTGCAGCATGGCGTGCTTATCCTCTGAATCGTTATTTGTTCGTATAAAGAGTTGGCCATTGCTATTTACTGACAGGTGTAGATTGGAACCATCAAGGAGCGATATGGCTCCGTCTACTACCGAGTAATTTCCCACAAGTTCAGGCGTTTCAACCGCGACCACTTTGTCGTAAGGAACGATCAGGGTCAGGTTGGACTGCTGTGCAAATTCTGTGAGGGCAATGTCCGCTCTATTTTCAGAGATATTAAACGGAATAATTTCTGACAGATTGTTGCTGCTGGCCTGCGCCTGGGAAGCGCAGGTAGCCAGAGAGACAAAGAGTGTTAAAAACTTATTATTCAATTCAACTTTCTCCGACGCGGTTTTTGGCCGCTATAAACAAAGACGACTCAGCTTTTATTTTCCTCCATACGGCTAAAAAATATTTTTAACTAATCGCTGTTGGTGTTGTCCTGGTGCAGGGAAAGCTCAATAACGCCGCCAGCGGTGCGGGCGTGATCGATGTTGAAATTTTCTTTCAGTGCCAGCAATAAACTTTCAATGTCGCCCGCTTTGTATAACCCGGCGATGCGCACGTCGGTAATGCGTGGGTCGATCACCTTAAAGGTTTCCGGCGTGTAGCGGCTGAGTTCATCGAGCGCATTTTGCAAGCTCTCGCCACGGAACACCACATTGCCATCGCGCCAGGAGAGGCGATCGGAAATTACCGCTGTCTCAATCGGTTTGACTTCAACCGGTTGGCTGGCGCGCACACTTAGTTTTTCACCGCGGCCCAGCTCCTGAAGGTTTTCGACCTCGGTGGGGATGGTCAGCCGGTCGGCAACCGGTTTTACGTGAACCCGACCTTCGGTAACAATCACATCAAAATTCTGATCATCTTTTCGATACACATTGAACGCGGTGCCCACTGCTTCAACAATTTTTCCGCCGACCATGACGCGCAAGGGGCGCTGTTTATCGTGGGCGACTTCTACATGCAGCTCGCCTTTTTTAAGTTCCAGCAAGCGCTCGTTATCGGTGTAGGTTACCGTCACCTGGGTATCGGTGTTCAACAGCATGCGAGTGCCATCT includes:
- a CDS encoding pectate lyase → MKMLINLCLGLAAITLAATSTGTETANKKRITLEENYQGFCHIDGSVDNSIKGYEASGYAVVERRSGSSIVWKVHVLEADTYTLEWRYASEKQQPAAQVRINQNNAAHVKFPATGAADHWQNATVQLQLASGITEITLTASSDEGLPHIDSLSVSGKDVKVVNCDGSPVAELTPNPRCIAGSTFSNETVDCGGARIGLACEGGEFMPPVISLENATVKNLRIAADGGSDGIWCTKGDCVLENIVWEDICEDAATQKSTPGSTMTVIGGWSWDKNGGKVFQHNAPDTTFIVTGGFTMKGSNAKMLRACGNCDNNGGNKKLIIDGVRIEGVLKEEIVAPNVNYGDVAKVRNLSIKNYQPGQQEVCAEWQGFEKSEGASAQRLGEAWNTTGCDVSRSDVTAF
- a CDS encoding carboxylesterase/lipase family protein, whose translation is MVKRRQFLTTTLASAATLAASHSTFADSGQDAIANLAQGKVRGAKKDGVIIFKGIPYGEDTRQCRFQPAVVPANWKGVRAATEFGDFAPQNGIKEQTSENCLVLNIWTPALRDQRQRPVIVYIHGGGYTNGSGSEAVVDGSHLALRGDAVVITLNHRINLFGYLYLAKLGGEKFRYSGNIGQLDLILALQWIRQHASEFGGDPANVTLVGESGGGAKISTLMAMPAAAGLFHKAVAISGQQVTAAGPRAATQRAELFLKQLKLSAQNTEELLRLPIDVLLNAAQVNDPSRIEERPLEFLPVLDSVSLMRHPFYPDAPAQSAQIPMIIGNARWETRAFSKRDSGDFSLEWSQLPDKILHSQYVDADPEVVIATYRKIYPDFSPSDVFFAATTAGRSWRGAVMQAEARARQGAPAYVYQFDWTSQVEGGRFGGGHGSDLPLVFDNLMSSKRPAESLPGAQNVAEQLSSILLAMAKTGKPDHPGIPSWKPYTLENRETLVINETSALVNDPRGDERRFYAQFPFVQRGTF
- a CDS encoding TonB-dependent receptor, giving the protein MNNKFLTLFVSLATCASQAQASSNNLSEIIPFNISENRADIALTEFAQQSNLTLIVPYDKVVAVETPELVGNYSVVDGAISLLDGSNLHLSVNSNGQLFIRTNNDSEDKHAMLHKNKLSTAVVLAMASLAAAQSLAQDSEATGVEEVLVTGFRGSLVKSLDEKRNSINAKETIMAEDIGKFPDLNIAESIQRVPGVAISREGGEGRNITLRGFAPSFTRTTLNGMEVPAGSDGLDSGGVTINAGRAFDFHVFASELFNRVDIQKSTTASMEEGGIAGTVDLYSAKPFDFDGFKFATSVQGSFNDLSEKTDPRLAVMVSDTFADGKLGALMSVAYSERTVRQEGFGTVRWTTPVATNNIYPTSATPVIRGEIAEDDCALNGAAVAAINCLWTPRLPRADYFANDQKRLGVTTSFQYRPNDDTLITFDALHSKLDNDRRNYNSMEWFLTHNEVTPLDITVHPDGKQILAATFDDVESWIESRDQTSESEFNQFVLSGEFKLNDALTLDAMIGKATNEADREELRFYSISESHRYSFDFTGNRHIPKVSWGEGYDYFDEANYEITTPNNRSNYVKKDNLTSKIDLTLEQDRFSIKTGLAYNDRQVESREGNGNYPAAFSAVGYLNDFPVSNFGKGLDGDLVKFPIVDFAAIYRDNRVSKEYTDNPAAAWIVDEETLAAYVALDADFDIGNMLLKTNFGVRAVKTDVTSEAWINGNAVKVERDYTNFLPSMNFSLNLTEDLVTRLSYGKTMTRPDMGSLNIAAPTFGYTTRTVANLGNPGLNPFESNDIDLGVEWYFADESLLAVNYFYKDVTTSLKTDIVEKLIDPEYHAAILADPQYDAIYNADPRTVPYTHYIPVNDNEGFEVKGYELIYQQTLSFLPGFLSNLGIVSNFTHVTAGDMTGLSENSYNVTVFYEKDNFGMRLAANYRDDYLLSLPGGNGHVAEMKYGPTHVDFSSFYNFSDNLTLTMELINLTDEKERIYGTGDGGMDLTRELNHTGRQLLLGVRYSL